A portion of the Bifidobacterium lemurum genome contains these proteins:
- a CDS encoding LysR family transcriptional regulator, with product MTLLQLKYIVKIVECGSMNEASHALYVSQPALSSSVKELENELGIEIFTRSSQGIALTVDGAEFLTYARQVLDQAALLEERYKHAKPRKQLCQVSTQHYMFAVEAFVKMIESLKSDEYEFTIRETRTRDIINQVANMQSEIGIMYLSDFNKDVIGKLLREKHLEFHPLFRAPLHVFISRSNPLAGKKVVTMEDLKPFPFIQYEQGEEGSFYFYEEAVWPDYAPKQINVTDRATILNFIIGLNGYTVCTGIDNGDLNNEKIITVPLDSDETMLVGWITNERTKLSKAAETYLDKLKAVVADQGYALID from the coding sequence ATGACTCTGCTGCAACTCAAGTACATCGTCAAAATCGTCGAATGCGGCTCCATGAACGAGGCCTCGCACGCGTTGTACGTGTCGCAACCGGCGCTGAGCTCGTCGGTCAAAGAGCTGGAGAACGAGCTGGGCATCGAGATCTTCACCCGCTCGTCGCAAGGCATCGCGCTGACCGTGGACGGCGCCGAATTCCTCACCTACGCGCGCCAGGTGCTCGACCAGGCCGCCCTGCTCGAGGAACGCTACAAGCACGCCAAACCGCGCAAGCAGCTGTGCCAGGTCTCCACGCAGCACTACATGTTCGCCGTCGAGGCCTTCGTCAAGATGATCGAATCGCTTAAATCCGACGAATACGAGTTCACGATCCGCGAGACCCGCACGCGCGACATCATCAACCAGGTCGCCAACATGCAGTCCGAGATCGGCATCATGTACCTTTCGGACTTCAACAAGGACGTGATCGGCAAGCTGCTGCGCGAGAAGCATCTGGAATTCCACCCGCTGTTCCGCGCGCCGCTGCACGTGTTCATCTCGCGCAGCAATCCGCTGGCCGGCAAGAAGGTCGTCACCATGGAGGATCTGAAACCCTTCCCGTTCATCCAATACGAGCAGGGCGAGGAGGGCTCCTTCTACTTCTACGAGGAGGCGGTCTGGCCGGACTACGCGCCCAAGCAGATCAACGTGACCGACCGCGCCACCATCCTCAACTTCATCATCGGCCTCAACGGATACACGGTGTGCACCGGCATCGACAACGGCGATCTCAACAACGAGAAGATCATCACCGTGCCGCTCGACTCCGACGAGACGATGCTGGTTGGTTGGATCACCAACGAGCGCACGAAACTGTCCAAGGCCGCCGAAACCTATCTGGACAAGCTCAAGGCGGTGGTGGCCGATCAGGGGTACGCGCTGATCGACTGA
- the pyrE gene encoding orotate phosphoribosyltransferase, giving the protein MSDSLDIRFTRFLLESQALKFGDFTLKSGRQSPYFINAGAFNDGRKIATLGAFYAEKIAAEIEAGNLPADIDTVFGPAYKGIPLGVSTAIALTGAHGMEVGYTFDRKEKKDHGDGGMMVGTQLADGMKVLLVDDVMTAGTAVREVIPKLKAEADVEVVGLVLSVDRMEKTRDSDLSAVKAVEQEFGFPVFAIANVREIFEAGRRIMTDDGQPYVTEEIKAAADEYLGRYGA; this is encoded by the coding sequence ATGTCCGATTCGCTTGACATCCGATTCACCCGGTTCCTGCTCGAATCGCAGGCGCTCAAATTCGGCGACTTCACGTTGAAGTCCGGCCGCCAAAGCCCGTACTTCATCAACGCGGGCGCGTTCAACGACGGCCGTAAGATCGCCACGCTCGGCGCGTTCTACGCCGAGAAGATCGCCGCCGAAATCGAGGCCGGCAACCTGCCCGCCGACATCGACACGGTGTTCGGCCCGGCGTACAAGGGCATTCCGCTGGGAGTCTCCACCGCGATCGCATTGACCGGCGCGCACGGCATGGAGGTGGGATACACCTTCGACCGCAAGGAGAAGAAGGACCACGGCGACGGCGGCATGATGGTCGGCACGCAGCTGGCCGACGGCATGAAGGTGCTGCTCGTCGACGATGTGATGACCGCCGGCACCGCCGTGCGCGAGGTGATCCCCAAGCTCAAGGCCGAGGCGGACGTCGAGGTCGTGGGATTGGTGCTGTCCGTGGACCGTATGGAGAAGACCCGCGACTCCGATTTGTCGGCGGTCAAGGCCGTGGAGCAGGAGTTCGGATTCCCGGTGTTCGCCATCGCCAACGTGCGTGAGATCTTCGAGGCGGGACGGCGCATCATGACCGACGACGGGCAGCCGTATGTGACCGAGGAGATCAAGGCCGCGGCCGATGAGTATCTTGGGCGGTATGGGGCTTAA
- a CDS encoding HAD family hydrolase: MARMITDVIFDFCGVLFDWQCRACLEKAGYPAELVDHICADDDPCGFYAYEDRMDAGEDFADILPDVRREQGDEIAEVFRYYIGHYGDSLPRMLPGMEDLLRDLKTAGFGVWGLTNWSHETFHVAFEKYPQVEKLLAGTVVSGVEKMHKPNADIYEMTLNRFGLTAERCVFFDDTAKNIDGANAVGLHGRRFTTAEQARADLAALGVAL, translated from the coding sequence ATGGCACGCATGATTACCGATGTGATTTTCGATTTCTGCGGCGTGCTGTTCGATTGGCAGTGCCGCGCCTGCTTGGAGAAGGCCGGCTACCCGGCCGAACTGGTCGACCATATCTGCGCGGACGACGACCCGTGCGGCTTCTACGCCTATGAGGACCGCATGGACGCGGGTGAGGATTTCGCCGACATCCTGCCGGATGTGCGCCGCGAACAGGGCGACGAGATCGCCGAGGTGTTCCGCTACTACATCGGGCATTACGGCGATTCGCTCCCCCGCATGCTGCCGGGCATGGAGGATCTGCTGCGCGACCTCAAGACGGCCGGATTCGGCGTGTGGGGGCTGACCAACTGGTCTCATGAGACCTTCCACGTCGCCTTCGAGAAATATCCGCAGGTCGAAAAGCTGCTCGCCGGCACCGTCGTCTCCGGCGTGGAGAAGATGCACAAGCCCAACGCCGACATCTACGAGATGACGTTGAACCGTTTCGGCCTGACGGCGGAGCGGTGCGTGTTCTTCGACGATACGGCGAAGAACATCGACGGCGCGAACGCCGTGGGATTGCACGGCCGGCGTTTCACCACCGCCGAGCAGGCCCGCGCCGACCTCGCCGCGCTGGGCGTCGCACTATAG
- a CDS encoding DUF975 family protein, whose protein sequence is MVLESRVYERVPLRRFLYPIQTRQWPRMAWNMFVRYVYQFLWTLTIVGGIIKRYSYIMVPYILAENPTIRANEAITLSRRMMKGHKWECFVVELSFLGWEMLNVATFSLVGIFYSNAYQAAFYGEYYAYLRGLAKTSGLPGSELMCDVYLFEKPQREAVRCSYSDVASVVDDVRAAEPVAKPSGFVGFLSQQLGIQIKSSPQVVAYEAYEARRHMTRDGRDIIEARVYPGRLAPAPMRFKMEVTSDLTAARSYTVLNLVMMFFIFCFVGWLWEVSLALITEGAFVNRGTLHGPWLPIYGTGGVVILVLLKRLRDRPYLEFIAATVLCGVLEYFSSWYLEMTHDGQRWWDYTGYFLNLNGRICAEGLLTFGLGGLAIVYVIAPALDNQLRKVNAKTLAVVAVVLLAVYAVDQAYSMEHPNSGAGITDYAVRTSEISAPDVRTFRTR, encoded by the coding sequence ATGGTTCTGGAAAGCCGCGTCTACGAGCGTGTGCCGCTGCGTCGCTTCCTCTACCCCATCCAAACCCGCCAGTGGCCCAGGATGGCGTGGAACATGTTCGTGCGTTACGTCTACCAATTTCTGTGGACGCTTACCATCGTCGGCGGCATCATCAAACGATACTCCTACATCATGGTGCCGTACATTCTGGCGGAGAACCCCACCATCCGGGCGAACGAGGCCATCACCCTGTCCCGGCGCATGATGAAGGGGCACAAATGGGAGTGCTTCGTGGTCGAGCTGAGCTTCCTCGGCTGGGAGATGCTGAACGTGGCCACGTTCAGCCTGGTGGGCATCTTCTATTCCAATGCGTACCAAGCCGCCTTCTACGGCGAGTACTACGCGTACCTGCGCGGACTGGCCAAGACGAGCGGACTGCCCGGCAGCGAACTGATGTGCGACGTCTACCTGTTCGAGAAGCCCCAACGCGAGGCGGTGCGCTGCTCCTACAGCGACGTGGCGAGCGTGGTGGACGACGTCAGAGCCGCCGAACCGGTCGCCAAGCCGAGCGGATTCGTCGGATTCCTGTCGCAGCAGCTGGGCATCCAAATAAAATCCTCCCCGCAGGTGGTCGCGTATGAGGCGTATGAGGCGCGGCGGCATATGACGCGCGATGGACGTGACATCATCGAAGCTCGCGTCTATCCGGGCAGACTCGCCCCCGCTCCGATGCGTTTCAAAATGGAGGTGACGTCCGACCTGACCGCCGCGCGAAGCTACACGGTGCTGAATCTGGTCATGATGTTCTTCATCTTCTGCTTCGTCGGATGGCTGTGGGAGGTCAGCCTCGCGCTCATCACGGAAGGCGCGTTCGTCAACCGGGGCACCCTGCACGGCCCTTGGCTGCCTATCTACGGCACGGGCGGCGTCGTCATCCTCGTGCTGCTCAAACGCCTGCGCGACCGGCCGTATCTGGAATTCATCGCCGCGACGGTGTTGTGCGGCGTGCTGGAGTACTTCTCCTCCTGGTATCTGGAGATGACCCATGACGGGCAGCGTTGGTGGGATTACACCGGATACTTCCTCAACCTGAACGGCCGGATCTGCGCCGAGGGATTGCTGACCTTCGGACTGGGCGGCCTGGCGATCGTCTATGTGATCGCGCCCGCGCTCGACAACCAGCTGAGGAAGGTCAACGCCAAGACGTTGGCCGTGGTCGCGGTCGTGCTGTTGGCCGTCTATGCGGTCGACCAGGCGTATTCGATGGAACATCCGAACAGCGGGGCCGGGATCACGGATTATGCGGTTCGCACGTCCGAGATCTCCGCGCCGGACGTGCGAACATTCCGCACACGATAG
- a CDS encoding ABC transporter permease, translated as MAKRMLRKDIRLAFTHSWGRFVSIVCLMALGSFALVGLWVTGPDMEATGEAFYGEHNLADVTVVSEYGLNDDDRTVISGTPGVRQAEFGYFKDVVIKGTNRSVRINSLPEAVSTYEVIEGRLPQASDEIALDEGLKDSYGVGSTFTLTEEPDIAGDTVLTADEFEVVGFVRSSEAISGLNLGTSTAGSGQLNQYAVVTEAAFDSAVAMIARITFTDTQGLDYWSDEYADRVQEHKDELSTRLADQPDKRVEEIRESRREQIAKARQQVDEAKAQLADAEAQLDQAKAQIEAGKDQISAESSTAVLGAQATMDDIGGDLDVIDSSINALRDAQQRLEEVLSDNRNQQADSLESAQQQLQALNDAIGDLYNQIGSTADQIQDSQRSIRSKAGDLADSATDGTSQLIEGQRTLEQAEEEYQTKLDEFNEAKPAAEEQIAEAERQIRLAEEKVEGLSVPAYSVNGRREGLGGEGYRVYMIIADIVAKLARIFPIFLYLVAALVTFATMGRMVDEERVNSGTLKALGYSDMDVMRKFTMYGFAASTVGTIIGAAAGHTLLPLIVDRAYSNGFRLPRISLEFHPGITLVAFLLAWASAVLPSWLVASRELREKPAALLLPKPPAKGSTILLERVTPLWNRMSFTRKVTARNLFRYKGRMVMTIFGVCGAVALLFAGLGVQGSIGEISERQFGDLIHYDLIVAENSDNNQEQSDEVQTALEDDAVSSSMPIHYETLTKTVRDSVDKQEMTLLVTDDPYNYGDYMTLRERGTERTQVLTDNGAVISERLSETLGVGVGDTFAVDDENGVERRITVTGVCEMYIGHFVVMSSGGYERAFHQEYQSNAHMVRLVDTSTDNAAEQGARFMELSGVRGVVQNITNKQMVDQIVISLNQIMEVLIVVAVLLGVVILYNLTNLNVSERIRELSTIKVLGFHTGETTMYIYRETLVLSALGVLAGFGFGAWLHRYIITEVPPDEVMFDPSLVPHAFWMPALVIALVLAALGWVVWRRLKKVDMLAALKSVD; from the coding sequence ATGGCCAAACGCATGCTGCGCAAAGACATCCGTCTGGCCTTCACACATTCGTGGGGACGCTTCGTCTCCATCGTCTGCCTGATGGCGCTGGGGTCGTTCGCCCTGGTCGGACTGTGGGTCACGGGGCCGGATATGGAGGCTACCGGCGAGGCGTTCTATGGGGAGCACAACCTCGCCGACGTGACCGTGGTGTCCGAATACGGGCTGAACGACGACGACCGGACCGTCATCTCGGGCACGCCGGGCGTGCGCCAGGCGGAGTTCGGATATTTCAAAGACGTGGTCATCAAGGGGACGAACCGCAGCGTGCGGATCAACTCGCTGCCCGAAGCCGTATCCACCTATGAGGTGATCGAAGGCAGACTGCCCCAGGCATCCGACGAGATCGCGCTGGACGAGGGATTAAAGGACTCCTATGGCGTCGGCAGCACCTTCACGCTCACCGAGGAGCCAGACATCGCCGGAGACACGGTGCTGACCGCCGACGAATTCGAAGTGGTGGGATTCGTGCGTTCCAGCGAGGCGATCTCCGGACTCAACCTGGGCACGTCCACGGCGGGCAGCGGACAGCTCAACCAGTACGCGGTCGTGACCGAAGCGGCATTCGACTCCGCCGTGGCGATGATCGCCCGCATCACCTTCACCGACACGCAGGGACTCGACTATTGGAGCGACGAGTACGCCGACCGCGTGCAGGAGCACAAGGACGAGCTCTCCACGCGTCTTGCGGACCAGCCCGACAAACGTGTGGAGGAGATCCGGGAAAGCCGGCGCGAGCAGATAGCCAAGGCCCGCCAGCAGGTCGACGAGGCCAAGGCGCAGCTTGCCGACGCCGAGGCGCAACTCGACCAAGCCAAAGCGCAGATCGAGGCAGGCAAGGATCAGATCTCAGCCGAAAGCAGCACCGCGGTTTTGGGCGCGCAGGCCACGATGGACGACATCGGCGGCGATCTCGACGTGATCGACTCATCGATCAACGCGCTGCGCGACGCCCAACAGCGGCTGGAGGAGGTGCTGTCCGACAATCGCAACCAACAGGCCGATTCCCTCGAATCCGCCCAACAGCAGCTTCAGGCGCTGAACGACGCCATCGGCGACCTGTACAACCAGATCGGCAGCACGGCCGACCAAATCCAGGATTCGCAGCGCTCCATCCGTTCCAAGGCGGGCGACCTCGCCGACTCCGCGACGGACGGCACAAGCCAGCTGATCGAAGGCCAGCGCACGCTGGAACAGGCCGAGGAGGAATACCAGACCAAACTCGACGAATTCAACGAGGCCAAGCCGGCGGCCGAGGAGCAGATCGCCGAAGCCGAACGGCAGATCCGTCTTGCCGAGGAGAAGGTGGAAGGCCTAAGCGTGCCGGCTTATTCCGTCAACGGACGGCGCGAGGGACTTGGCGGCGAGGGCTACCGCGTGTACATGATCATCGCGGACATCGTGGCGAAACTGGCGCGCATCTTCCCGATCTTCCTTTATCTGGTGGCGGCGCTGGTCACCTTTGCGACCATGGGACGCATGGTCGACGAGGAGCGCGTCAACTCCGGCACCCTCAAAGCGCTGGGATACTCCGATATGGATGTGATGCGGAAATTCACCATGTACGGCTTCGCCGCCTCCACCGTCGGCACCATAATCGGCGCGGCCGCCGGACACACGCTGCTGCCGCTGATCGTGGACCGGGCGTATTCGAACGGATTCCGACTGCCCCGCATCAGTCTCGAATTCCACCCCGGCATCACGCTCGTGGCGTTCCTGCTCGCCTGGGCGAGCGCCGTATTGCCCTCATGGCTGGTCGCCTCGCGCGAACTGCGCGAGAAGCCCGCCGCACTGCTGTTGCCCAAACCGCCCGCCAAAGGGTCCACGATCCTGCTCGAACGGGTCACGCCGCTATGGAACCGGATGAGCTTCACGCGCAAGGTCACGGCGCGCAACCTGTTCCGATACAAGGGACGCATGGTGATGACCATATTCGGCGTGTGCGGCGCTGTGGCGCTGCTGTTCGCCGGGCTCGGCGTGCAGGGCTCCATCGGCGAGATCAGCGAGCGCCAGTTCGGCGACCTGATCCACTACGACCTCATCGTGGCGGAGAACTCCGACAACAACCAGGAGCAGAGCGACGAGGTGCAGACGGCGCTCGAAGACGACGCGGTGAGCTCGTCGATGCCCATCCACTACGAGACGCTGACGAAAACCGTCCGGGATTCCGTCGACAAGCAGGAGATGACCCTGCTGGTGACGGACGATCCGTACAACTACGGCGACTATATGACGCTGCGCGAGCGCGGCACGGAGCGTACCCAGGTGCTCACCGACAACGGCGCCGTCATTTCGGAACGGCTCAGCGAAACCTTGGGCGTCGGCGTGGGCGACACATTCGCCGTGGACGACGAGAACGGCGTGGAGCGCCGCATCACGGTCACCGGCGTGTGCGAGATGTACATCGGACATTTCGTGGTCATGAGCTCCGGAGGGTACGAACGCGCCTTCCATCAGGAATACCAGTCCAATGCGCATATGGTCAGGCTCGTCGATACCAGCACCGACAACGCGGCCGAGCAGGGGGCGCGGTTCATGGAGCTTTCCGGCGTGAGGGGAGTGGTGCAGAACATCACGAACAAGCAGATGGTCGACCAGATCGTCATCTCGCTCAACCAGATCATGGAGGTGCTGATCGTCGTGGCCGTGCTGCTCGGCGTGGTGATCCTCTACAACCTCACCAATCTCAACGTGTCCGAACGCATCCGCGAGCTGTCGACCATCAAGGTGCTCGGCTTCCACACGGGTGAGACGACGATGTACATCTACCGGGAGACCCTGGTGCTGTCGGCGTTGGGCGTTCTGGCCGGGTTCGGGTTCGGCGCGTGGCTGCACCGCTACATCATCACCGAGGTGCCGCCCGACGAGGTGATGTTCGATCCGTCCCTCGTGCCGCACGCCTTCTGGATGCCGGCTCTGGTGATCGCGCTGGTGCTCGCCGCGCTCGGCTGGGTCGTGTGGCGCCGTTTGAAGAAGGTCGATATGCTCGCCGCGCTGAAGTCCGTCGACTGA
- a CDS encoding dihydroorotate dehydrogenase electron transfer subunit, with protein MATFTPTADVVAEAVQAGYFPPRHTVEITDVTQLAPGVVRLAFHDPYIAAHAKPAQFVNLYTKDPMRLMPRPFGVSEIDGDEVSVIFAVVGEGTAEFARYQAGDTVDVLGPLGNPFKTKNPAHYLLVAGGLGVPPLVRAAQHLAADERSRTTAVVGYRDVRFADDVFARYADRTVSIDNAHGNVVTLLDRLEADGGLTVDGGLTVDGLETVILSCGPLPMMKAVAEWAAKRSLACQLSMEQRMGCGFGTCVLCTVDTVDGRLKVCADGPVFTREQLGWGE; from the coding sequence ATGGCAACCTTCACCCCAACGGCCGACGTGGTGGCCGAGGCCGTGCAGGCCGGATATTTTCCGCCACGCCACACCGTCGAGATCACCGACGTCACACAGCTCGCGCCCGGCGTCGTCCGGCTGGCCTTCCATGATCCCTATATCGCCGCGCATGCGAAGCCGGCGCAGTTCGTGAACCTCTATACCAAGGATCCGATGCGTCTGATGCCGCGTCCCTTCGGCGTCAGCGAAATCGACGGCGACGAGGTGAGCGTCATCTTCGCCGTGGTGGGCGAGGGCACCGCCGAATTCGCGCGATACCAGGCCGGCGACACGGTCGACGTGCTCGGTCCGCTCGGCAATCCCTTCAAAACGAAAAACCCCGCGCACTATCTGCTGGTGGCGGGCGGCCTCGGAGTGCCTCCGCTGGTGCGTGCCGCACAGCATCTCGCCGCCGACGAACGGTCGCGCACCACCGCCGTGGTCGGATACCGCGACGTGCGCTTCGCGGACGACGTGTTCGCGCGATACGCCGACCGCACGGTCAGCATCGACAACGCGCACGGCAACGTGGTCACATTGCTCGACCGTCTGGAGGCGGACGGCGGGCTGACGGTGGACGGCGGGCTGACGGTGGACGGATTGGAGACGGTGATCCTCTCCTGCGGCCCGCTGCCGATGATGAAGGCCGTCGCCGAATGGGCCGCCAAGCGTTCGCTCGCATGCCAGCTGAGCATGGAGCAGCGCATGGGCTGCGGTTTCGGCACCTGCGTGCTGTGCACCGTCGACACCGTGGACGGACGGCTCAAAGTGTGCGCCGACGGTCCGGTGTTCACGCGCGAACAATTGGGATGGGGTGAGTGA
- a CDS encoding dihydroorotate dehydrogenase, with translation MSEAKHINLYEDHEWKHPTIVAGVPWKNPVGTASGTFQYAAVRWFYDVSQLGAVCTKGASPVPWEGNPSPRTAEGPGSNLNAVGLQNPGIDHYLATDLPQLKEAGAMVIANVAGHSDDEYAEVVAKLADSPADMLEINVSCPNVSHGGMSVGTDPVALGKLITRLRAMTDKPMIVKLTPNVTDITVPARAAVEAGADALSMINTLLGMRIDIRTGEPVIAHVTGGVSGPAVLPVGLAAVYRVRTALPEVPIIGIGGIDTGEKALEYLYAGANAVEVGAAALFDPVAPLRVARELDDLLDERPELAAKLAAGRTWR, from the coding sequence ATGAGCGAAGCCAAGCACATCAACCTGTACGAGGACCACGAGTGGAAGCATCCGACCATCGTGGCGGGCGTGCCGTGGAAGAATCCGGTCGGCACCGCCTCCGGCACCTTCCAATACGCCGCCGTGCGCTGGTTCTACGATGTGAGCCAACTCGGCGCGGTATGCACCAAGGGTGCATCCCCCGTGCCGTGGGAGGGCAATCCGTCCCCGCGCACCGCGGAAGGGCCCGGCAGCAATCTCAATGCGGTGGGTCTGCAGAATCCCGGCATCGACCATTATCTGGCCACCGACCTGCCACAGCTGAAGGAGGCGGGCGCGATGGTCATCGCCAACGTGGCCGGCCATAGCGACGACGAATACGCCGAAGTGGTCGCCAAGCTGGCCGACTCGCCCGCCGACATGCTGGAGATCAACGTGAGCTGCCCGAACGTGAGCCACGGCGGCATGAGCGTGGGCACCGATCCGGTGGCGTTGGGCAAGCTCATCACCCGCCTGCGCGCCATGACCGACAAGCCGATGATCGTCAAGCTCACGCCGAACGTCACCGACATCACCGTGCCCGCGCGCGCGGCCGTCGAAGCCGGCGCAGACGCGCTGAGCATGATCAACACGCTGCTCGGCATGCGCATCGACATACGCACAGGCGAGCCCGTCATCGCGCATGTCACCGGCGGCGTCTCCGGTCCCGCGGTGCTGCCCGTCGGACTGGCCGCGGTCTACCGCGTGCGCACCGCCCTTCCCGAGGTGCCGATCATCGGCATCGGCGGCATCGACACCGGCGAGAAGGCGCTCGAATACCTGTACGCCGGCGCGAACGCCGTCGAGGTCGGCGCCGCGGCTCTGTTCGATCCGGTCGCGCCATTGCGTGTGGCCCGCGAACTCGACGACCTGTTGGACGAACGCCCCGAACTCGCGGCCAAACTCGCCGCGGGCCGGACCTGGCGCTGA
- a CDS encoding ABC transporter ATP-binding protein: MPYIEMNHSVKRYRMGDTVIEANKDVTFAIEQGELAIILGASGAGKSTVLNILGGMDTNTSGQVVVDGKDISGYSARQLTDYRRNDIGFVFQFYNLVANLTAKENVELASEIVSDAQDPVQALTDVGLRDRVNNFPAQLSGGEQQRVAIARAVAKNPKILLCDEPTGALDYNTGKQVLQILQDMSRQRGATVVIVTHNSAIAPIADRVIRMHDGRVTAVETNEHPMDIKDLEW; the protein is encoded by the coding sequence ATGCCATACATCGAGATGAACCACAGCGTCAAACGCTACCGCATGGGAGACACCGTCATCGAAGCCAACAAGGACGTCACCTTCGCCATCGAACAGGGTGAGCTCGCCATCATCCTCGGCGCGTCCGGCGCGGGCAAATCGACGGTGCTCAACATCCTGGGGGGCATGGACACCAACACCTCGGGGCAGGTCGTCGTCGATGGCAAGGACATCTCCGGATATTCCGCCCGGCAGCTCACCGACTACCGCCGCAACGACATCGGCTTCGTGTTCCAGTTCTACAATCTCGTCGCCAACCTCACCGCCAAGGAGAACGTCGAACTCGCCTCGGAGATCGTCTCGGACGCGCAGGACCCCGTGCAGGCGCTGACCGACGTGGGATTGCGCGACCGTGTGAACAACTTCCCCGCGCAACTGTCCGGCGGGGAGCAGCAGCGCGTCGCCATCGCCAGGGCCGTGGCGAAGAACCCGAAGATCCTGCTGTGCGACGAACCCACCGGTGCCCTCGACTACAACACCGGCAAGCAGGTGCTCCAGATCCTGCAGGACATGAGCCGCCAACGCGGCGCCACCGTCGTTATCGTCACGCACAACTCGGCCATCGCGCCCATCGCGGACCGCGTGATCCGCATGCACGACGGACGCGTCACCGCCGTGGAGACCAACGAGCATCCGATGGACATCAAGGATCTGGAGTGGTGA
- a CDS encoding TetR/AcrR family transcriptional regulator has protein sequence MTAKRATKSEAKIRAAFITLMGTKGFDAMTVSDIAREAGVNRGTFYMHYLDKYDLRQRLIDDEVETIASMVLDAAPDRKSRERLDPCDYIPYDAILAALTRIRDEYEFFAAITVQGSDTTLYDRMKDILKNLVDVKLPGPGADGSHGIPRPYAQEILASAVSSILWLWLRRGCKESPEQIASIIERNKTLAPVALIE, from the coding sequence ATGACGGCGAAACGCGCCACCAAATCGGAAGCGAAGATTCGCGCCGCCTTCATCACGCTGATGGGCACGAAAGGATTCGACGCCATGACCGTGAGCGACATCGCGCGCGAGGCGGGCGTCAACCGGGGCACCTTCTACATGCATTATCTCGACAAATACGATCTGCGCCAAAGACTGATCGATGACGAGGTCGAAACCATCGCCTCGATGGTGCTGGACGCCGCACCCGACCGGAAATCGCGCGAGCGTCTCGACCCATGCGACTACATCCCCTATGACGCGATTCTCGCGGCGCTCACCCGCATCCGCGACGAATACGAGTTCTTCGCCGCCATCACCGTGCAAGGCTCGGACACGACCCTCTACGACCGTATGAAGGATATCCTTAAAAACTTGGTCGATGTGAAGCTGCCGGGGCCGGGAGCCGACGGCTCCCACGGCATTCCCCGGCCGTACGCGCAGGAGATCCTCGCCTCGGCGGTCTCGTCGATCCTGTGGCTGTGGCTGCGGCGAGGCTGCAAGGAAAGCCCCGAACAGATCGCCTCGATCATCGAACGCAACAAGACCCTGGCCCCCGTCGCCCTGATCGAGTGA